Proteins encoded within one genomic window of Bombina bombina isolate aBomBom1 chromosome 1, aBomBom1.pri, whole genome shotgun sequence:
- the LOC128644032 gene encoding GTP-binding protein Rhes-like, which produces MSLTVKEKNQVRLVFLGAAGVGKTSLIRRFLQDTFDPKHRRTVEELHSTEYDTAGGTEVKIEILDTSGSYEFPAMRKLSMQSGDAFVLVYAVDDPDSFENVKRLREEILEAKQDKSPPIVVVGNKKDEGTIQKVPWDEVLSTVEMEWNSRLLETSAKENFNVTEIFRVMLREVNLPSRLSPALRRRRETIPNDVSTKPPMSKTNSCSIC; this is translated from the coding sequence ATGTCACTCACAGTAAAGGAGAAGAATCAGGTCCGGTTGGTGTTCTTGGGGGCAGCAGGGGTGGGGAAGACTTCACTGATCAGACGCTTTTTGCAGGATACGTTTGACCCCAAGCACAGGAGGACAGTGGAAGAGTTGCACAGCACGGAATATGACACTGCAGGGGGCACTGAGGTGAAAATTGAGATCCTGGACACAAGTGGGAGCTATGAGTTCCCTGCCATGAGAAAGCTGAGCATGCAAAGTGGAGATGCTTTTGTTCTGGTGTATGCAGTGGACGATCCAGACTCTTTTGAGAATGTGAAGAGATTAAGAGAGGAGATCCTGGAAGCCAAGCAAGATAAAAGTCCACCCATTGTTGTAGTGGGCAACAAGAAGGATGAGGGTACCATACAGAAGGTACCATGGGATGAGGTCCTCTCCACTGTGGAAATGGAGTGGAACAGCCGGTTGCTGGAGACTTCTGCTAAGGAGAACTTTAATGTGACTGAGATCTTTAGGGTAATGCTAAGGGAAGTCAACCTTCCTAGCCGGCTGAGCCCAGCACTGAGGAGGAGAAGAGAAACCATACCCAACGATGTCAGCACCAAACCCCCCATGAGCAAAACAAACAGCTGCAGCATCTGCTGA